GCCAAATAAAGAGCTGTACAACTGCAGAAATCAGGCTAAATCAGGAGATTTTTCTTTACTTGAGATACTCTTACAGGTTCTCTGCTCTTATTGTTTAAATATACTGTGTTTGAGATTTAATTAGTGcgtaaaatacaacaaaagttCACATTTGAGCTCGCTTTTCTCACTTTAATATGGtcagaaatagacaaaatactaaaaagtcacaaaattagCTTATATTTCTCATTATtcatatatatagatatatatacacacacatatatatgaataataaatacataaatagataAAAAGTCGCTGCTGTTTATCTAAAAAATACgttcaatgaaaacaaatttctgTTGTGACGGCAGGAGCAGttggtgtttttattaaaatgaatcTCTAACAGGTGAGTTTACCTGTAACATGTCCAGCAGTCCCTGCCTGCAGCCCTCCTCCATGCCGTACTCGTCCACCAGGATGCTGCCCAGGTACAGGAAGCAGGAGTGTGGATACACCTGGTACACACTCACCATCTGGTGACGACAAATAAAACACCTGATCAgcgtttccatggcaacagacCTTAAGACTCACAGCTCTCCCCAGAGGCTGAGCTCAGCATTACATGACAGGACAATACTCTGTTCATGACCCAGTAATAACATGTAAACCATTTAATCACTGAGGATAAACGGCTCAGGTGCGTCTCACCTGAGTGACCAGCGGCTGCAGTAAGGAGGCGGAGCCTTTCCCGACACATCGCACAGCGAACCTGAGACAGCGGCAGCATCGCTCCACGATCCTGTTGTCGGCCTGGTGAGTGTTGAGAGTCTCTGACAGCACCGGCCAGATCTGCAGGAAGCACAGCAGGAAGTTACATCACCTGTCATTACTGATCCAGGTGAGCAGCAGGTGAGTTCAGGTGTTTACCTCCTGGATGACCTTCTGACAGGGGTGAGTCTGTCCGTTCTCCACGATggggtttgtgtgtctgtggaacaACAACCCTGTGTTAACGTGTTCTGATTTGAATAAAGTTTGACTGCAGGTAAATGAGCAGGTACGCTCACCTGAAGATAACCGCCAGTCTGTCCAGCCACACGGTGGGATCAGCTGATTTACCGTTTGTAGATTCTTCAGCCAGAAGCTGAAACAGAAACATCAGGTTTAGCCAATTTAAATCTTCCACTAAAACAGTGTGACCGGAAACAGAACCGCTCACCGACCTTCTTCAGAGCCATGACCTGGACAGCACACAGATCACTGAGACACTCCGCAATCTTCTCCAGAGGAAGCCGAGCCAGGACCAGAGCTGTACCTGTGGAGGTGACGAGAACCGATGGTCATGGTTCTGTTTACAGGTTAATGTACAGCTTCAAAACAACTTCAAGACCAGCAGCTGACCACAACAACAACCATGAGACAAAAAATCCCCCTGAAAAAGAGCCACTGAAGcaacaacttatacaggaacagtCACAGAACTAACTGAAAAACAACCACTAAGACCAAGAACTtagccaaaaaacaacaatcagaccaaaaaacaaccactaagACCAAGAACTtagccaaaaaacaacaatcagaccaaaaaacaaTCACTAAGACCAAGAACTtagccaaaaaacaacaatcagaccaaaaaacaaccactaagACCAAGAACTTGCTAAGACCAACTACCGCTACACTAACAACTCAATCAAAATCCAACCACTGGACCAACAACTCATCTGAAAAACAGCTAATAGACCACCGGGCCGAGTGCACAGGTGTAAACCCGAAAAAACCAACCACTCACCTAAATGCTTCACAGCCAATAGACCAACAATCCAGCCAAACAACAACTACAACTCACCTGAACAACAAATATTAGACCAAGAACTCActcaaaaaagaaatcattacACCAAGAACTAATCTGCGAAAAAAGCATTAGACCAACAACTCATCCAATAAATAGTCAACAGACCAACAATCTATCCAAACAAACACTACCAGACCTACGACTAACTTAAACAACTAATATTAGATCAATAacttactaaaaaaaaacaaaccattacACTAAGAATTAATTAGAGAAAGAACCACTAGACCAACAACTAATTCATAAAACAGTCAACAGATCAACAAtccaaccaaaaaaacaactactAGACCAAGGACTTACCCACaaaccaaccactggaacaacAAAGCATCCACAAACCAACCAACAGACCAACAACTCAACCAAGGAATAGCCACTAGACCAAAAACTCACCTGATAAACACCCACTAGATCAAGAACTTACCCAAAAACCAACCACTAAACTAACAATTCACTTGATAACCAGCCGGTAGACCACGGGAGCAAGTGTCCAGGTGTACACCCAAAGGAACCAAACAGTGGACCAACATCACTACAGGTGTCCTACAGGTACCTTTTAGCAGTCCTACGGCGGCCTCTGTTGACAAGGCGAAGGAGTCTAGTGAGCGAGCGATGTCCAGCAGACCCTGGAAGTGCTGAGCCATGTGATCCCGGCACACCGAGCAGATGTTGTGGATTGCCTTCGCTGCTGCAGACGCCAGAGGTTTCTCTCTGAGGCCCTTCATCAGGTAGTTCAGAACCGGGTCTGAGAACAGGAAATACACCGAGTcagatgctacatttacctttgaatagtacatttaccctccaacgctacatttatTCTACTTTACTTAAAGGATAAAAGTCAAAGTTTTGGCACAGTTTAATGCCATCAGACGGTTGAATCTTTCATCTCCATACCGAGGAATCGTGGGTTTCTGTCCACGACTTCGCTCATCTCTCCAACCAGCTCGATGCTCGTGTATCGAACCGCCATGTGGACGGTTTCTGGTAGTAACACCACCTGCTGCAACACCTCCGATAACGTCGGGTTGTTCTCTCTGAAAGAACGGAACAGAAACCAACACATCAGGGTGTCATATCTcgagtgttttcttttcttcgtGTCCGGTTTGTTTACGTTCTCAGATACTCACGGATCGACACTTTTAGCGATGGCGGCCATGATGAAGAGAACGGCCTCCGTCACTTCCCAGGGAGGGTTTCCTTCTTTTAACGTAGAATACAGCTGAGAACAAGCAGAAGAACTTTAATGAACCAAACCTAAAGGCAGAAGGAACAATCGAGctacacaaacaggaagtgaagagTTCGTACCTGAGAGAAACACTCCATGGATCCAACCAGAAAGATGACATCTTTAACGAGGTCCGAGACTCTCATCCGGAACTCCCCGAAGTCGTCGGTGTCCTCCGGGATTCCCTCCTGTAGGTGAGAACAACTTTAGGAAGACGTTTTAAACTGAGCTGGAACCCAATCACCTAGTTATCAGGTGATGGTGGTTCTATGTAGACCTGATCTGGGTTCTTACGTGGTCTGGATCCAGCTGACAGTGTCGGGCCAAACAGTGCAGGAGTCTCTGGATGTACGGTCTGAAGATGTTGTGAAGCGCTGCGTTGTTGATTTTATACAGATGTTCTCCCAGACGGTACCAGAAGTTGAAGGAAATCTCCACAACCTGGAAACGAGAAGGTTTTAGAGCTTCTCTACGTCTTTATGAAGCGATTATAATCCCAAACAGAAACCGATCGTAgatctttttgtctcacttgtgtcgtttgtctattttttgttgctttgtttcttgcttttgtcatttttggtctcgaTTGTGTCATTTGTCAAATTGttgcctcgtttttgtttcgtttctctcaattttttgttgctttttgtctcatttttatcattttatctcattttgtcagtgtgtctcatttttgtaatattttatcttctttttgtagttttttttgtctttttgtctgacttgtcactCGTCCATTGTCTTGgtcgtttgtccatttattTGTCGCTtggtaacttttttgtctcttttcttgttttgtgtcagttgtctcatttttttgtcattttgtttctcatttttgtaatattttgtctcttttgcgtacattttgtcttttttgtcatttgtctgaagtttttgtcgtgtttcttACTTTTGgcatttcttgtctcatttttgtcgttcgtccattgttttgtaacttttttgactaatttttggtctcttgcatttccttttgtctcacttgtgccgtttgtctccttttgttattttgtgtctcatttttgccatattttgtctgacttttgtggttgtgatcctccagtaaatcctctctggttcagttccaggtgactaaatgttgtgttcctttgtagacactctatgatctggaagttgtgatgtggaaatgataaactgaacttatttttcttaataaatttgaggttgttcatgatgtttagtgaAAAGACAGTtcctaaatgtgaacattttgcactaaaacaaaggaacaatgaggagttgtggttatttatggttattatgctgtggttctactgtgaatgtggaacctggactaagatgagttttaCATTATGCTTTAAGGTCTGAGCTTGTTGTACAGAACTTAGAACTACTCTAAGGTGTCGGGTAGCTGCTAAGGGCTGACCTGAAAGGGGCGTGTTTACTTCAGTTCTGGGGGTGTTGAGGTTATTTCAGTTCTGGGGGTGTTGAGGCTATTTCAGTTCTGGGGGTGTTGTGGCTATTTCAGTTCTGGGGGTGTTGAGGCTATTTCAGTTCTGGGGGTGTTGAGGCTATTTCAGTTCTGGGGGTGTTGAGGCTATTTCAGTTCTGGGGTGTTGAGGCTATTTCAGTTCTGGGGGTGTTGAGGTTATTTCAGTTCTGGGGGTGTTGTGGTTATTTCAGTTCTGGGGGTGTTGTGGTTATTTCAGTTCTGGGGGTGTTGTGGTTATTTCAGTTCTGGGGGTGTTGTGGTTATTTCAGTTCTGGGGTGTTGTGGTTATTTCAGTTCTGGGggtgttgtggttatttctgtACCTCGTACTGCGGGTGTCCTGCAcagatcagcagcagctccagtgtCCTCAGGTCTCCCATCCCCTGACCTGGAGTCCTCACCGTCGTCTCCAAGAACGTCTCGCAGAGCTCGGTGAAGATCCGGCAGTAGTTCAGCACTCTGAGGATGGAAACCAGACGTGAATGCGACCGAAAACGCTTGGCGAGCAGCAAATACGCCTCAGAAACGTAAGCGGCGTCCTCACTTGTCGAGGTCTTCCCGGGCCACGGCCATGTGATACGCCGTCTCCAGCGTCAGGACGCCCTGGAACAGCTGCAGAGCCAACGCCACGTTGGTGTCCACGTTCTCGATGGCGTAGAGCGCCGAGCAGACGCAGTCCGACGCCGCCTCGTGCAGGTTGGTGGAGGTTTCATCTCTCTGCTGTGGAACCAACATCAGGAACATCATTCACAGCCGCTATGAGTCGTATTAAAGCGTTTAGAACCAAGCGTGAGCCTCACCAGGACTTGGAAGAGGACCATGAGCAGCTGGTTGCTGGCCATGAAGTTACTGTCCAGGACTCCCAGGTTGAACCAGCTGCCCAAACAGCGAAACACCTTGATGAGCATCTTCTCATCGTTCCCCGTCTTCTCCACACACGTCGTCTGGAAGCACAGAAGGAGATCAACATCATGCAGgcagaaacaaataaaacacattaaacttAACAGAACTCCAACATGTCAGAGCTGGTTTTCATTCATGTCTACAAACTACATCAGGCTTGTTGATGAATGAGTGAAAAGTAATGAAATCTGactcaaaacaaaaactaaaatcagtcaaaatgTGCTCAGACTGAccaaaatttgtacaaaaatcactcaaaatttgTGGAAATTGACTTGAAAACTCTGCTGTTGGCTGTAAGAGTGAACCCAGCAGTCTTCATGGactgaattttgtccaaaatgatacaaaacgtGTCCAAAATCACTTAGAATTTGTCTAAATGTACTCAAAACCCATGCAGAATTAATGACAATATGTTCAAATTGATGtacaatttgtccaaaacaaatttaatcaaaacaacacgacatggtcatcaatatcccccccgccacatgtgatgtctatgagtctatatccaaaatagagatcaagggccataactctgttaaatattatcgcacaggtctcatttttgaacttgatcaaggtgtccatggtgtgaagctacacactaaatttcgtaatcctagctgtaatagtttccaagaaaagctgtccccttcatgtcagATGGACgcacggaggccaaacctatatcccccttttccacttcgtggaggcgggggataataactTACAAAATCACTCTTACAGAGTTTTCAAGTCAATTTCCAcaaattttgagtgatttttgtacaaatttgagTCAATCTGAGCAcattttgactgattttagaTCCATTCTGAGTAGTTCTGGACAAATTATAAGTCcgtttgaacacattttaattaattttggatGAATTACAGGTTATTTTGATTAGTTTAATTcaagttttgcatcattttagacTAAATTCAGCGCACAAAGACTGTTGTATTCACACTTACAGCCAACGGCAGAGTTGTCAAGTCAATTTGTACAAATTTCTGTAAATCTGAGCacattttggctgattttgaGTCGTTATGAACAAACTGTATGTAGCATAAAGACAGAGTGGATGATGCTAATTGCTCTGACCAGCAGCGTGACCACCGTGCTGGAGTAATACGCCAGATCCTCGATGATCTCCGTCCTGCGGTTGGCCCCGATCCGCAGAGACCGGCTGTGGACTTCCTCCGGCAGCACGGTGAGGATCTCTATGAGGAAGGGCATGGAGCTGATGTCGTTGTTGTACCTGAGAGGGGGCGGAGCCACAGGGAGAACAGGTGAGTGGGGGGGCGGCTGGAACACGTGTGGCGGCAGAATGACGGTGTGGATTCTTACTTTTCTATGAGCGTGTGAACGCATCCTTTCCAGGAGGCCATCTGCAGGGCCAGGTCAGCGATGGCCAGAGCCAGCTGAGGAGAGGCAAACGTTCAGTCACTCATCTGATCAAACACTCAacaacttcctcctcctcctggtgaAACCGATTTCCTCCACAAACCACCAGCTCATGCAACAACGCTTAGGAAACACATCAGCCGCTTTCTGCTGGCATTTATACGACAACTAGACACTAAAttaacccaaaaacacacaaaattaacctaaaaagacgtaaaatgaccacatagaggcacaaaatgactaaacagagacataaaattaacgcaaaaacacacaaaattaaccCCAAAACCCTTAAAATTAACcccaagacataaaatgaccgtaaagagacacaaaacaaccacaaagagacacaaaatgactaaacagagacataaaattaacccaaaaacacacaaaattaacctaaaaagacgtaaaatgaccacatagaggcacaaaatgactaaacagagacataaaattaatgcaaaaacacacaaaattaaccCCAAAACCCTTAAAATTAACcccaagacataaaatgactgtaaagagacacaaaacgaccacaaagagacacaaaatgactaaacagagacataaaattaactcaaaaacaaacaaaacaatcacaaagagacacaaaatgacaacaaaaagacataaaacaactaaataaagacacaaacttcCTCCTCCTTGTGAAACTGAGTTCCTTCACAAACCACCAGCTGATGCAACAACGCTTAGGAAACACATCAGCTGCTTTCTGCTGGCGTTTATGCGACACAAACAGGAGAAAACAGGCTTCTACTGGACTCTATTAGATTAGAAACTGTTCCATCTTCATCTAAACGTCTGAAGGGGCTTCAGTTTCCAGTGTGACGACAACACAAACTCATCACATGACGGAACACACcgcgaccacaaagacacacaaatggaACACAAAGGGACAGAAACGATGACAAAGGGACGCAAAATTCACCCAGAGAGACGGAAAGAGACGAGAATATGGTGAAAAagtgacacagagagagaaataaaccgaccagaaacacacaaaatgaacacaaagaaacacaaaacgaccacgaAAAGGCACAAAtcactacaaagaaacacaaaattaaaaacgCCTCAGAAATAcgaattttatttattcattttagtttctaaaaTGTAAGTAAGACATACCACTTTTCAAATATGAATGAGCACATAAAACCAAAAgatgtaataaaaaatgaggggaaaaataAAGTGcactaaactgtaaaaaaagaaaagtctgaTAATGTGAATACAAATTCTAAGAATGTCCACAAATGTTCCTATTAAATACATctataaaatattcacaaaatatttaaaaaatgacccaaaacttttaATTACgtgtcaggaaaaaaaacaataataaatgataTAAACTGACACTAAAATTTGAGGAAAATATgctgaaaatattaattaaatcattcataaaacatatgaaaaaataaaaataaaatctatcacaaacaataaacaaatgcccaaaaacatttaataaaatgtgaaaaaataaataaaaagctaaatgcctaaaatgtgtgaaaaaatatgttggaaaagattttttaaaaatctgaaaatgtcaaacaaatgttttcaaaatagGAGTTACATCTTTATTTATGAATGTCTAAGGAAGACTCAAAAAGAAAAgtcacataaattaaaaaaaaatgccccaaaaaatatttattaaaagtataaaaaaatcctacataggaaagaaaaaatacacaaaacatttaatgaaagacaagaaaaaaatctataaaaagcatacctaaaaatgtgcaaaaacacattgaaaaaaagtggaaaaaaaatcataaaatgtcCATAAAGTATGAATTAAATGTTccaaagattatttttttgaataaatatttttaaaaaatggcagaaattatgtataaaatgttgggaaaaataataatataataaaattaaccaaaaattgTAAACAAAATAGAACGAAATAACAAATGGCCCAAaagtataaagaaaaaaaacttctatgagaaaatgctgaaaacgttaaaatgtgactaaaacagaaataaaatgtgaataaaaggTAAATAAACGTGACTAAAAAGTGACTAAAACCAGACCAGAGCTCTGACCTGCGTGACGATGATGGGCGACAGGTCTTTGAGGTTCTGGATGTGGGTCAGCAGAGAGTCCCGCAGTGCATTGTGGGTCTCTGCAGGAAGCTCGTAGAAGGACGTCTGGATCTTCATCTTCATGGTCTGAGCAGCGAAGTAGCACGACTCCACGTCctgcttgagctgcagcagctggtcGGAGATCTCCCAGGCGTAcatctgaggaggaggaggagacgttAGCGCACCTGGAGGCTCACCTGGAGGAGCCACCGGCCAATCAGGAGGCAAGAAACCCAGCTGACTGACTGTGACTCAAGCTGCACTTTAACCAGCAAGAAATACGACGTTTTACTAAAGTAAGagtacaaaaacctgcagcaagagtacaaaaacctgcagcaagagtacaaaaacctgcagcaaaagtacaaaaacctgcagcaagagtacaaaaacctgcagcaagagtacaaaaacctgcagcaagagtacaaaaacctgcagcaagagtacaaaaacctgcagcaagagtacaaaaacctgcagcaaaagtacaaaaacctgcagcaaaagtacaaaaacctgcagcaagagtacaaaaacctgcagcaaaagtacaaaaacctgcagcaagagtacaaaaacctgcagcaaaagtacaaaaacctgcagcaagagtacaaaaacctgcagcaaaagtacaaaaacctgcagcaagagtacaaaaacctgcagcaagagtacaaaaacctgcagcaagagtacaaaaacctgcagcaagagtacaaaaacctgcagcaagagtacaaaaacctgcagcaagagtacaaaaacctgcagcaagagtacaaaaacctgcagcaagagtacaaaaacctgcagcaaaagtacaaaaacctgcagcaagagtacaaaaacctgcagcaagagtacaaaaacctgcagcaagagtacaaaaacctgcagcaagagtacaaaaacctgcagcaaaagtacacagcagcaaaatgcagtgttttcttgtgctttattaaatgttttggctcattttaCTTCTTATTTTGGCGATTTTAACGGGTTTTTTTcgacattttaaaaacattttttgatatttttgttccattttactACATTTGTGAAAAATACCATTATTAGTTAATacataaaattctaatttaacctaaataaatctgaaaatacaaaaaatgtagAACAACAGTAAATTTCCAGTAGCTCAGCattgaaaactgaaataaactaaaataaccTAAAATAAGCATTTCATTCAAAATGAAGCACTTTCCAATAATTGCTGCGCAGcgttttaaaaaaactgtagttttttggtttaaaatgttcatgaatCATATTTACATGACTAATAACAatgaaataattaataaataaagtaataacGTGAATAATTATGCGAACTAAAGCAGGAAAATGTTGCTATTAGTTGAGTTTTAATCTgaacatcaaaacacattttttcatttgaagTATGTCAGACTGATGAGGTTcacctttaaaatgaaactgaaatatcaaACCAGTTATTAAACTAATATTTATCACCACAAATACAAGAATAATCAGAAAACTGGTTGTTTCATTTATAATCTAAACCAACTATTGTTAATTTTACACTAAAATCTGGTCATTTTTCCAGACTTAACAGTAAAAACTGATTATCTACGTATAAAATGAATGACAGattgtgaaattaaattattaaacaaatattcatgattagaaatgaaataaaaactgtaatttagtGTCAGATTTCAAGAATCTGGTGTTAGTTTAAGATCAAATCCAGTGAAATATGAacttttatgtaaaattttacataaaaatcttCTATATCTGACAGATTTGTAACATTAATAAAGTTTATAAACCtttaaaagtcacaaaatacaaaactttGATATTAAACTAATGTTTTAGTAACTTAACGTGaagaaataatacattttaacttctatttttttgtattttaattgatatttttgtggGAATTTAgacaaaaatcagtaaaataaaaagggaCAAATCCCATAAATCTTATTTTACAAGTTAATTAATTCTAAAATTCTGATCTTCTGAGgattttttacataaaaatctgGGATATTTCACGtcttttgtacttttattgatatttttgtgtaaatttggacaaaaatcaGATCAAGTAAGGAGGAAAAATCCCATAAAATGACACTTTCTGTACTCAGTTCATGTTATGTTTCAGGTTAATAAAGTTTGTTCACCTTTATTATcaaagcaaaatacaaaactgTGATATTAAACTAAAACTTTAACAACTTTACAGAAAAATCCAGCATATTTCAAAGATCTGCTGCAActttgttgatattttagtgaaaatgtgtgaaaaaatgtgcaaaattaagaggaaaaaaatcacacaaaatgacaaattttctTCAGTTAAGGTAAATTTTAAGGTTAATAAAgttaaaatgaaagtaaaatgtaaaactgtgatATTAAACTACTGCTTTATCTCCTTAACCTGACTTTATCTGAAATATTGATGCATGTACCGCAATAAATCCTgaattttttataattttactcCATTGCCGTCttaaaaagatcatttttattcattaatgCTCCCAGAAAACACTTTACAGTAAAAGTACTGTAGTAAAGTCAACAAGCAGCGGCTAATAATTAACCGTTCTAGTTCCACGTGGAGAACGTCGCAGAACAGACTCGCATTCAGAGTCATGGTTATTATTTTCATACATTCCTTTATTCCTACAGATGCTCACATTCTTGTTATTGTGATTTAATCCAAATTTGCAGAgttaaaagtgacaataaaagctTCAAAAGCCccaaaatatttctaaaatattcCAGAAAAACATAAACTCCTGCAGATATTTTATAAAATCTGCcaaaacttttaataaaatgtgagaaattaTCAATAAAATGCTCAAAGATGTTAAGCAGCTCACATTTAACTTACATTTTTCcaggaatttatttatttattgcactttaaaaaaaaatttgtc
This is a stretch of genomic DNA from Acanthochromis polyacanthus isolate Apoly-LR-REF ecotype Palm Island chromosome 1, KAUST_Apoly_ChrSc, whole genome shotgun sequence. It encodes these proteins:
- the tnpo3 gene encoding transportin-3, giving the protein MEGGKPSLALVYQAVQALYHDPDPAGKERASVWLGELQRSMYAWEISDQLLQLKQDVESCYFAAQTMKMKIQTSFYELPAETHNALRDSLLTHIQNLKDLSPIIVTQLALAIADLALQMASWKGCVHTLIEKYNNDISSMPFLIEILTVLPEEVHSRSLRIGANRRTEIIEDLAYYSSTVVTLLTTCVEKTGNDEKMLIKVFRCLGSWFNLGVLDSNFMASNQLLMVLFQVLQRDETSTNLHEAASDCVCSALYAIENVDTNVALALQLFQGVLTLETAYHMAVAREDLDKVLNYCRIFTELCETFLETTVRTPGQGMGDLRTLELLLICAGHPQYEVVEISFNFWYRLGEHLYKINNAALHNIFRPYIQRLLHCLARHCQLDPDHEGIPEDTDDFGEFRMRVSDLVKDVIFLVGSMECFSQLYSTLKEGNPPWEVTEAVLFIMAAIAKSVDPENNPTLSEVLQQVVLLPETVHMAVRYTSIELVGEMSEVVDRNPRFLDPVLNYLMKGLREKPLASAAAKAIHNICSVCRDHMAQHFQGLLDIARSLDSFALSTEAAVGLLKGTALVLARLPLEKIAECLSDLCAVQVMALKKLLAEESTNGKSADPTVWLDRLAVIFRHTNPIVENGQTHPCQKVIQEIWPVLSETLNTHQADNRIVERCCRCLRFAVRCVGKGSASLLQPLVTQMVSVYQVYPHSCFLYLGSILVDEYGMEEGCRQGLLDMLQALCMPTFQLLEQPNGLRNHPDTVDDLFRLATRFVQRSPVTLLSSSIIVHIIQCAIAATSLDHRDANCSVMKFVRDLIHTGVANDHEEDFEVRKRLIGQAMEQHGQQLITQLMHSCCFCLPPYTLPDVAEVLWEVMVFDRPTFCRWLESALKGLPKETSGGAVTVTHKQLTDFHKQVTSAEECKQVCWAIREFTRLFR